The following proteins come from a genomic window of Trinickia caryophylli:
- the prs gene encoding ribose-phosphate diphosphokinase, translated as MISVAAVVKSPTPFESRRIDRHPIAMKSLRFPGGETHVTLAVDVPADELEVTAHLPNAEAVMTLLMATDALRRAYPGLPIDLHLPYVPYARQDRVANPGEALSAKVFCDLVNAQAYRRVVIQDPHSDVVPALLDRVVIEDPLPALRRAAESIAERTGGKAFALVAPDAGARKRVMKLAQALGTPVVFADKVRDTHTGTITGTEIHGELPGCPLLVADDICDGGRTFTELAAALSAKQHGSAMNQPLFLYVTHGIFSKGLDVLLDHYAAVFTRNNWTDDARAVLV; from the coding sequence ATGATCAGCGTCGCAGCCGTAGTGAAGTCGCCCACTCCTTTCGAATCGCGCCGGATCGACCGTCATCCGATTGCGATGAAGAGCCTCCGGTTTCCGGGCGGCGAAACACACGTCACGCTCGCCGTGGATGTCCCGGCGGACGAACTCGAGGTCACGGCGCATTTGCCGAATGCCGAAGCCGTAATGACGCTGCTGATGGCAACCGACGCACTGCGTCGCGCCTATCCGGGCCTGCCGATCGACCTTCATCTGCCCTACGTTCCGTATGCGCGTCAGGATCGCGTCGCCAATCCGGGAGAGGCGCTGAGCGCCAAGGTGTTCTGCGACCTCGTCAACGCACAGGCCTACCGTCGTGTCGTGATCCAGGACCCGCACAGCGACGTGGTACCGGCGCTGCTCGATCGCGTCGTCATCGAGGATCCGCTGCCGGCGTTGCGCCGCGCTGCCGAGTCGATCGCCGAGCGCACAGGCGGCAAGGCATTCGCGCTCGTCGCACCGGATGCCGGCGCACGCAAGCGCGTGATGAAACTGGCGCAGGCGCTGGGTACCCCCGTGGTGTTCGCCGACAAAGTGCGGGACACGCACACCGGCACCATTACGGGCACCGAGATCCACGGCGAGCTTCCCGGCTGCCCGCTGCTCGTGGCGGACGATATCTGCGACGGCGGGCGGACGTTCACCGAACTGGCCGCCGCCTTGTCGGCGAAACAGCATGGCAGCGCCATGAACCAACCGCTTTTTCTCTACGTGACACACGGCATTTTCAGCAAGGGGCTCGACGTGCTTCTCGACCACTATGCAGCCGTATTCACGCGCAACAACTGGACCGACGATGCACGCGCCGTGCTCGTCTGA
- a CDS encoding ATP-grasp domain-containing protein: protein MKRNALILGARAPAALDHARRFAHQGWNVAIADSIPCLISGASHAVGTALRIASPRHAPAQFVADLSRACVDLAIDLIVPTCEEVFFVSRYRHLLPREVRVLADGFDKLRDIHSKWCFLSLARDCGAHVPESALVGSIEQARQWAGTKPIVLKPEFSRFGVHVRLYRDGIPHDAPALAPLGNWVAQAYVQGIEFCSYSVADKGRLVAHSLYRPSWRMHRSSSFYFEPASIDAVREFVTRFARRIDFTGQLSFDWIQHPTGEVSVLECNPRATSGCHLFSLDDPLPAALEGTLGVCVEPVSPSPRMVGAVMLSAGLIDAVRRRDVRRWMRDYRRATDVIAVAGDRRPLGGAVLDLASYARLALAQRCNMREAATQDIEWDGQALPDL, encoded by the coding sequence ATGAAGCGTAACGCCCTGATTCTCGGCGCACGGGCGCCCGCTGCCCTCGATCATGCCCGTCGCTTCGCGCACCAAGGCTGGAATGTTGCAATTGCCGACAGTATCCCCTGCCTGATCAGCGGTGCCTCGCACGCTGTCGGCACAGCATTGCGCATCGCATCGCCGCGCCATGCACCTGCGCAATTCGTCGCCGATTTGAGCCGTGCCTGTGTCGACCTCGCAATCGATCTGATCGTGCCGACCTGCGAGGAGGTGTTCTTCGTTTCCCGGTATCGCCATTTGCTGCCGCGTGAAGTCCGCGTTCTCGCCGATGGCTTCGACAAGCTGCGCGACATCCATAGCAAATGGTGCTTTCTTTCGCTGGCGCGGGACTGCGGTGCCCATGTGCCTGAATCGGCACTCGTCGGATCGATCGAGCAAGCTCGGCAATGGGCCGGTACGAAGCCGATCGTCCTGAAGCCGGAGTTCTCCCGGTTCGGCGTTCATGTACGCCTGTACCGGGACGGCATTCCGCACGATGCGCCCGCGCTCGCCCCCCTCGGCAATTGGGTCGCGCAAGCATATGTGCAAGGAATCGAGTTCTGCTCCTACAGCGTGGCGGACAAGGGGCGCCTCGTCGCGCACAGTCTCTATCGACCGTCCTGGCGAATGCACAGGAGTTCCAGCTTTTACTTCGAGCCGGCCAGCATCGACGCGGTCCGAGAATTCGTCACGCGTTTCGCACGCAGGATCGACTTCACCGGGCAGTTGTCTTTCGACTGGATTCAGCACCCCACCGGCGAAGTAAGTGTGCTCGAATGCAACCCGCGCGCAACGAGCGGATGTCATCTCTTTTCGCTCGACGATCCACTGCCTGCCGCGCTCGAAGGAACGCTCGGCGTATGCGTCGAGCCCGTCTCTCCGTCGCCGAGAATGGTCGGCGCCGTGATGCTGAGTGCCGGCTTGATCGATGCCGTCAGACGGCGTGACGTGCGACGCTGGATGCGCGACTACCGCCGCGCAACCGACGTGATCGCCGTGGCCGGGGACCGACGGCCGCTCGGCGGTGCGGTGCTCGACCTGGCATCCTACGCACGGCTTGCACTGGCGCAGCGCTGCAATATGCGCGAAGCGGCCACCCAGGATATCGAATGGGACGGCCAGGCGTTGCCCGACTTATGA
- the leuD gene encoding 3-isopropylmalate dehydratase small subunit, which produces MDKFVVHTGLVAPLDRENVDTDAIIPKQFLKSIKRTGFGPNLFDEWRYLDHGEPGQDNSRRPLNPDFVLNQPRYQGASVLLSRKNFGCGSSREHAPWALQQYGFRAIIAPSFADIFFNNCFKNGLLPIVLTEQQVDHLFNETYAFAGFQLTIDLAAQLVRTPDGREYPFEVDTFRKYCLLNGLDDIGLTLRHADKIRAFEAERMAKQPWLGHRLVR; this is translated from the coding sequence ATGGACAAATTCGTCGTACACACGGGGCTCGTTGCGCCTCTGGACCGCGAGAACGTCGATACCGACGCGATCATCCCCAAGCAATTCCTGAAGTCGATCAAGCGCACGGGCTTCGGGCCCAACCTCTTCGACGAGTGGCGCTACCTGGACCATGGCGAACCCGGCCAGGACAATTCGCGCCGCCCGCTGAACCCGGATTTCGTGCTGAATCAGCCGCGCTATCAGGGTGCCTCGGTCCTTCTCTCGCGCAAGAACTTCGGCTGCGGCAGCTCCCGTGAGCATGCCCCCTGGGCGCTGCAGCAGTATGGTTTTCGCGCGATCATCGCGCCGAGCTTCGCCGACATCTTCTTCAACAACTGCTTCAAGAACGGCTTGCTGCCGATCGTGCTGACCGAGCAGCAGGTCGATCACCTCTTCAACGAAACCTATGCGTTCGCGGGTTTTCAGTTGACGATCGATCTTGCCGCGCAACTCGTGCGCACGCCCGACGGCCGCGAGTACCCGTTCGAGGTCGACACCTTCCGCAAGTACTGCCTGCTGAACGGCCTCGACGACATCGGTCTCACGCTGCGCCACGCAGACAAGATTCGCGCGTTCGAAGCCGAGCGCATGGCGAAGCAGCCGTGGCTCGGCCATCGGCTCGTGCGCTGA
- the leuC gene encoding 3-isopropylmalate dehydratase large subunit: MPKTLYDKLWDSHVVHMEEDGTTLLYIDRQLLHEVTSPQAFEGLKLHERPVWRISANLAVSDHNVPTTDRSHGIADPVSKLQVDTLDSNCDAYGITQFKMNDVRQGIVHIVGPEQGATLPGMTIVCGDSHTSTHGAFGALAHGIGTSEVEHVLATQTLLQKKSKNMLVKVEGALPRGCTAKDIVLAIIGKIGTAGGTGYAIEFGGSTIRALSMEGRMTVCNMAIEAGARAGMVAVDDTTIQYLKDRPFSPQGVEWDHAVEYWRTFTSDAGAHFDRVVELDAAQIVPQVTWGTSPEMVTAVDSRVPDPEREKDPVKRDAMERALQYMALDPNLPIEAIKLDKVFIGSCTNARIEDLRAAAYVVQRLGRRVAPNIRLAMVVPGSGLVKAQAEREGLDKVFLEAGFEWREPGCSMCLAMNADRLEPGERCASTSNRNFEGRQGTGGRTHLVSPAMAAAAAIEGHFVDIRKLA; this comes from the coding sequence ATGCCAAAGACTCTTTACGACAAGTTGTGGGACTCGCACGTCGTCCACATGGAAGAAGACGGCACCACGCTGCTTTACATCGACCGTCAGTTGCTGCATGAAGTCACGAGCCCGCAAGCCTTCGAGGGGCTGAAGCTGCACGAGCGCCCGGTCTGGCGTATCAGCGCGAACCTGGCGGTCTCGGACCACAACGTACCGACAACCGACCGCAGCCACGGCATTGCGGACCCAGTTTCGAAACTGCAGGTCGATACGCTCGATTCGAACTGCGACGCGTACGGCATCACCCAGTTCAAGATGAACGACGTCCGCCAGGGCATCGTGCACATCGTCGGGCCGGAGCAGGGCGCGACGCTGCCGGGCATGACGATCGTCTGCGGCGATTCGCATACCTCCACGCACGGCGCGTTCGGTGCGCTCGCGCACGGCATCGGCACCTCGGAAGTCGAGCACGTGCTGGCCACGCAAACGCTGCTGCAGAAAAAGAGCAAGAACATGCTCGTGAAGGTCGAGGGTGCGTTGCCGCGCGGCTGTACGGCGAAGGACATCGTGCTCGCGATCATCGGCAAGATCGGCACGGCCGGCGGCACGGGCTACGCCATCGAGTTCGGCGGCTCGACCATTCGCGCGCTGTCGATGGAAGGCCGCATGACCGTCTGCAACATGGCGATCGAGGCCGGTGCGCGCGCCGGCATGGTGGCTGTGGACGACACGACGATCCAATACCTGAAGGACCGCCCGTTCTCGCCGCAGGGCGTGGAGTGGGATCACGCCGTCGAATACTGGCGCACATTCACGTCGGATGCCGGCGCGCATTTCGACCGCGTGGTCGAACTCGACGCGGCGCAGATCGTGCCCCAGGTCACCTGGGGCACCTCGCCGGAAATGGTGACGGCCGTCGATAGCCGCGTGCCCGATCCCGAGCGCGAGAAAGACCCGGTCAAGCGCGACGCGATGGAGCGCGCGCTGCAGTACATGGCGCTCGATCCGAATCTCCCGATCGAGGCGATCAAGCTCGACAAGGTGTTTATCGGCTCGTGCACCAACGCGCGCATCGAAGATCTGCGCGCCGCCGCCTACGTCGTGCAGCGGCTCGGCCGCCGTGTCGCGCCGAACATCCGTCTGGCGATGGTCGTGCCGGGCTCGGGCCTCGTGAAGGCGCAGGCCGAACGCGAAGGGCTCGACAAGGTGTTTCTCGAGGCAGGCTTCGAGTGGCGCGAACCGGGCTGCTCGATGTGCCTCGCGATGAACGCGGACCGGCTCGAGCCGGGCGAGCGTTGTGCTTCCACATCGAACCGCAACTTCGAGGGCCGTCAGGGCACCGGCGGTCGCACGCATCTCGTGAGCCCCGCGATGGCCGCCGCCGCCGCCATCGAAGGCCACTTCGTCGATATTCGCAAGCTGGCGTGA
- a CDS encoding GNAT family N-acetyltransferase codes for MSDCIYVPSDCFAAQAGRFAALHVDAPTRGYVGNIDVKVDMVDLGGLRFPATINEAGGENAWVCSPLTTYSRYALEETRRVVPPAVARPLTAILGVADRWLRDAGLDQAVSVNNWLLSTNLYPSPDGIDFRAAADALTARWPGHAIWFRSLNFAQHAGWLHSLHAAGFELIPTRQVYLFPDVARSAAEHQNLRRDLKLLHATNLQQVDGSMFGDADFDACATLYGQLYLDKYSRLNPSYTAAFLRDWHRAGLLDLSGFRDASGRLCAVIGTFAQGPLITAPIVGYDTALPQSAGLYRLVMAHVLAYTQERSGTLNLSAGAAHFKRLRGGEPAIEYSAVLSDHLPARTRRALRLLRTLTTRLGVPVMQRFKL; via the coding sequence ATGAGCGATTGCATCTACGTTCCAAGCGACTGCTTCGCCGCACAGGCGGGCAGATTTGCAGCGCTGCACGTCGATGCACCCACTCGCGGCTACGTCGGCAATATCGACGTAAAGGTCGACATGGTCGATCTGGGAGGCTTGCGATTTCCCGCGACGATCAACGAAGCCGGCGGCGAAAACGCATGGGTTTGCTCGCCGCTGACGACTTACAGCCGCTATGCACTCGAGGAAACACGGCGCGTCGTACCGCCCGCCGTCGCACGGCCGCTGACGGCCATCCTCGGCGTGGCGGATCGCTGGCTGCGCGATGCCGGGCTCGACCAAGCCGTCTCGGTCAATAACTGGCTGCTCAGTACCAATCTGTATCCCTCGCCGGACGGCATCGATTTCCGCGCCGCGGCCGATGCCCTCACGGCACGCTGGCCCGGGCATGCGATCTGGTTCCGGTCGCTCAACTTCGCGCAGCACGCCGGTTGGCTGCATTCGCTGCATGCGGCGGGATTCGAACTGATTCCGACGCGGCAGGTGTATCTATTCCCCGATGTAGCCCGCAGCGCGGCCGAACACCAGAACTTGCGACGCGATCTGAAACTGCTGCACGCCACGAACCTGCAACAAGTGGACGGCAGCATGTTCGGCGATGCCGACTTCGATGCCTGTGCAACGCTTTATGGTCAACTCTATCTGGACAAATACTCGCGACTCAATCCGAGCTATACAGCGGCTTTCCTGCGGGATTGGCATCGTGCCGGGCTGCTCGATCTCAGCGGTTTTCGCGATGCCTCTGGACGACTATGCGCGGTGATCGGCACCTTCGCGCAGGGGCCGCTGATCACCGCGCCGATCGTCGGATACGACACCGCGTTGCCACAATCGGCGGGGCTTTATCGCCTTGTGATGGCGCATGTGCTGGCGTACACGCAAGAGCGTTCCGGCACCCTGAATCTGAGTGCGGGCGCGGCGCACTTCAAGCGCTTGCGAGGCGGCGAGCCCGCGATCGAATACAGCGCGGTGCTGTCTGACCACCTTCCCGCACGCACGCGCAGAGCGCTCCGCTTGCTGCGGACACTGACAACCCGGCTCGGCGTGCCCGTCATGCAGCGATTCAAACTATGA
- a CDS encoding M48 family metallopeptidase: protein MNPTAAARYFDGRSGAEHPVTLRWEQADLAIEDAAGERTRWPLDQVRASQPDPDGVVSLWCTGGAGRVLVHRTALPSGLLKHERRSYRPMAWLALTVAAFAVIVAVIRAPGLGAVLVPGSVQNQLGAMTLAALTELGPVCSGAEGQRALDRLESRLAHAARIPEPVQIVVLDDSLVNALALPGSRIVVMKGLIDQAQSANELAGVMAHETAHIASRDPVNEMVRRYGIRMMAALFGLDIGFGNLSSMAGNLASLSYSRDTERTADMHAAEYLHAAGLRSDGLAVFFRRLQAREGQTGVPDFLSDHPRTKERAAWSAGTPNGADALTEAQWRAVRAMCKSPGGASGRPAH, encoded by the coding sequence GTGAACCCGACCGCGGCGGCCCGTTACTTCGATGGGCGAAGCGGTGCCGAACATCCGGTCACGCTGCGCTGGGAGCAAGCGGATCTTGCAATCGAGGATGCCGCCGGGGAGCGCACCCGATGGCCCCTCGACCAAGTCCGCGCCAGTCAACCGGATCCGGACGGCGTGGTGTCGTTGTGGTGCACAGGAGGGGCGGGGCGTGTGCTCGTCCATCGCACGGCACTGCCGTCAGGGCTGCTCAAGCATGAGCGCCGTTCATATCGGCCCATGGCATGGCTTGCCCTGACCGTTGCCGCGTTCGCCGTGATAGTGGCCGTCATCCGCGCGCCGGGGCTCGGCGCAGTGCTCGTCCCGGGAAGCGTCCAGAACCAACTGGGCGCAATGACGCTCGCGGCGCTCACGGAGCTGGGCCCTGTTTGCTCGGGCGCCGAGGGCCAACGGGCACTCGATCGGCTCGAAAGCCGGCTCGCGCACGCTGCGCGGATTCCCGAGCCGGTACAGATAGTCGTGCTCGACGATTCGCTGGTCAACGCGCTGGCATTACCCGGCAGCCGCATCGTCGTCATGAAGGGTCTCATCGATCAGGCACAGAGCGCCAATGAACTCGCCGGTGTCATGGCTCATGAAACGGCCCATATCGCGAGCCGCGATCCGGTCAATGAAATGGTTCGCCGCTACGGCATTCGAATGATGGCGGCGCTCTTCGGGCTCGACATCGGGTTCGGCAATCTGTCCTCGATGGCGGGCAACCTCGCGTCGCTCTCCTATAGTCGCGACACGGAGCGTACCGCCGACATGCATGCCGCCGAATACCTTCACGCAGCCGGCCTGCGCAGCGATGGGCTGGCGGTTTTCTTCCGGCGTTTGCAAGCGCGCGAAGGTCAGACCGGCGTGCCGGATTTCCTCTCCGACCATCCGCGGACGAAAGAGCGGGCGGCCTGGAGCGCCGGTACGCCGAATGGTGCCGATGCACTGACCGAGGCGCAATGGCGTGCGGTGCGGGCCATGTGTAAATCGCCGGGCGGCGCGTCCGGCCGCCCGGCGCATTAG
- a CDS encoding nicotinate phosphoribosyltransferase, protein MNGMIPFNLADFYKTGHPSMYPQETTKLVANFTPRSAKYAPVLPQLFDNKVVWFGLQGFLKEYFLGVFQREFFDAPKAEALRKYKRRMDTALGPDAVPTERLAALHDLGYLPLEIRSLPEGSRVNIKVPPIVFINTHPDFPWVSTYFETLFSCESWKPSTVATIAFEFRKLLTYFAKLTGAPEAFIDWQGHDFSMRGMSGVHDAMRCGVGHLLSFTGTDTIPAIDYAEDYYGANADTELVGGSIPASEHSVMTLRILFTLKRLATGEADSILTPASIDRLPAEEAARQIERLTRELAEAGYEEKGLRRVAEREVIREFVTVDYPAGMVSLVSDSFDYWNVITVIAKELKASILAREPNAFGQCRVVFRPDSGNPVRILAGYRDDELARAADGAFETVDGKYVVAANGLHVTEAERKGSVQCLWDIYGGTLTDKGYKMLDDKVGLIYGDSISLTRAWEIMTRLAEKGFASSNVVFGIGSYTYNMLSRDTFGWAMKAIYAEVGDEQVDIYKDPATDDGTKKSARGLLRVEREGNDYVLHEQQTLAEFERGELQPVFRNGELLVTASLAEIRSRLKASWTCPEPGTIALS, encoded by the coding sequence ATGAACGGCATGATCCCCTTCAATCTCGCCGACTTCTACAAGACCGGCCACCCGTCGATGTATCCGCAGGAAACGACGAAGCTCGTCGCCAATTTCACGCCGCGTTCGGCAAAATACGCACCGGTGCTGCCGCAGCTCTTCGACAACAAGGTCGTATGGTTCGGCCTGCAGGGCTTCCTGAAAGAGTACTTTCTCGGCGTTTTCCAGCGCGAGTTCTTCGATGCGCCGAAGGCTGAGGCGCTGCGCAAATACAAGCGCCGCATGGACACCGCGCTTGGGCCTGACGCCGTACCCACGGAACGCCTCGCGGCACTGCACGATCTTGGCTATCTGCCGCTCGAAATCCGCTCGTTGCCCGAAGGTTCGCGCGTGAACATCAAGGTCCCGCCGATCGTCTTCATCAACACGCATCCGGATTTCCCGTGGGTCTCCACCTACTTCGAGACGCTTTTCAGCTGCGAAAGCTGGAAGCCCTCCACGGTGGCCACCATTGCGTTCGAGTTCCGCAAGCTGCTGACGTACTTCGCGAAGCTGACCGGCGCGCCCGAGGCGTTCATCGACTGGCAGGGGCACGACTTTTCGATGCGCGGCATGAGCGGCGTGCACGACGCCATGCGTTGCGGCGTGGGCCACCTGCTTTCGTTCACCGGCACCGATACGATCCCGGCCATCGACTACGCGGAGGACTACTACGGCGCCAATGCCGACACCGAATTGGTGGGCGGCTCGATCCCCGCCTCGGAACACAGCGTGATGACGCTCAGGATTCTGTTCACGCTGAAGCGGCTCGCCACCGGCGAGGCGGACTCGATCCTGACGCCCGCCTCCATCGACCGTCTGCCGGCAGAGGAAGCCGCGCGTCAGATCGAACGCCTCACCCGCGAGCTGGCCGAGGCCGGATACGAAGAAAAGGGCTTGCGCCGCGTGGCCGAGCGCGAAGTGATTCGCGAGTTCGTGACCGTCGACTATCCCGCCGGCATGGTGTCCCTCGTAAGCGACTCGTTCGATTACTGGAACGTCATTACCGTCATTGCAAAGGAATTGAAGGCCTCGATTCTGGCACGCGAGCCGAACGCGTTCGGGCAATGTCGCGTGGTGTTCCGTCCCGATTCGGGCAACCCTGTGCGCATCCTGGCGGGCTATCGCGACGACGAACTCGCGCGCGCAGCGGATGGCGCGTTCGAGACCGTGGACGGCAAGTACGTGGTCGCGGCGAACGGCCTGCACGTCACGGAGGCCGAACGCAAAGGCTCGGTCCAGTGCCTCTGGGACATCTACGGCGGCACACTGACGGACAAGGGCTACAAGATGCTCGACGACAAAGTCGGGCTGATCTACGGCGACTCCATCTCGCTCACGCGGGCCTGGGAAATCATGACCCGTCTGGCCGAAAAGGGATTCGCCTCCAGCAATGTCGTATTCGGCATCGGCTCCTACACCTACAACATGCTGTCGCGCGATACGTTCGGCTGGGCCATGAAGGCGATCTATGCCGAAGTGGGCGACGAGCAAGTCGATATCTACAAGGATCCCGCCACCGACGACGGGACGAAGAAATCGGCGCGCGGCCTGCTGCGCGTCGAACGTGAAGGAAACGACTACGTCCTGCACGAGCAGCAAACGCTCGCTGAATTCGAGCGCGGCGAACTGCAGCCGGTCTTTCGCAACGGCGAATTGCTCGTGACGGCCTCGCTCGCCGAGATCCGCAGCCGCCTGAAGGCTTCGTGGACCTGCCCCGAGCCGGGTACGATCGCGCTGTCGTGA
- a CDS encoding NUDIX hydrolase, with protein MAKAYEKPDVSVDVVLLTLATGRLHAALHQRDKAPFKGALALPGGYIHTDEDSSLDDAVQRMLSEKTGLAPRYIEQLRTFGGPKRDPRGWSIAISYVALVPAEELSAAGAGIFRFYPVDDLPNLAFDHGDQVRAAADRVRNKSSYSTLPCWLLPAKFTLTQLQHTYEAVFGEAVSRATFRSRLGIRVGDVQPGEAVDDAGVLIATDEWQMGKQRPARLFRVDQLGLFRRASW; from the coding sequence ATGGCTAAGGCGTACGAGAAGCCCGATGTCAGCGTCGACGTGGTCTTGCTGACGCTCGCGACGGGCAGGCTGCATGCGGCCCTTCATCAGCGCGACAAGGCGCCGTTCAAAGGTGCGCTTGCCTTGCCGGGCGGCTATATCCATACCGACGAAGACAGCTCCCTGGACGATGCGGTGCAACGCATGCTGAGCGAGAAGACGGGGCTGGCTCCACGCTACATCGAGCAGTTGCGGACGTTTGGCGGCCCGAAGCGCGACCCTCGCGGATGGTCGATCGCGATCAGTTATGTGGCGCTGGTGCCCGCGGAGGAGTTGAGTGCGGCAGGTGCGGGGATATTCAGGTTCTACCCGGTGGACGATCTCCCCAACCTTGCTTTCGATCATGGCGACCAGGTGCGCGCCGCGGCGGACAGAGTGCGAAACAAGTCGAGCTATTCGACGTTGCCGTGCTGGCTGTTGCCGGCGAAGTTTACGTTGACGCAGCTGCAGCACACCTATGAGGCCGTGTTCGGGGAAGCCGTATCGCGTGCCACGTTCCGGTCGCGCCTCGGAATCCGGGTTGGCGACGTGCAGCCGGGCGAGGCCGTTGACGATGCGGGCGTTCTGATCGCGACTGACGAGTGGCAGATGGGTAAGCAGCGGCCCGCCCGCCTCTTTCGCGTCGATCAGTTGGGTCTGTTTCGGCGCGCGAGCTGGTAG
- a CDS encoding entericidin A/B family lipoprotein has protein sequence MSALKFWCRAAAWAALAGAIAGLAACNTVAGFGQDMSDAGHAIKKAAE, from the coding sequence ATGAGCGCATTGAAGTTTTGGTGCCGCGCCGCCGCCTGGGCGGCACTGGCCGGCGCGATCGCCGGCCTTGCAGCATGCAACACCGTCGCCGGCTTCGGCCAGGACATGAGCGACGCGGGTCACGCCATCAAGAAAGCTGCGGAGTAA
- a CDS encoding YjgN family protein, translating into METTTNVKTLLVYDGKTRELYGIFLKNLLLSLVTVGIYRFWARTNMRRYVWSHMRFQGERFEYTGTGGELFKGFLIAFATLIGAIVVAMVLSVALTRISGNKVLGALPIIALYLAIAVLAAGAYFSAQRYRLSRTLWRGIRGGMSGSAFGYGARVLLYGLLCLVTLYQLWPWVTVRLAERRINASSFGSEPFSFKGKAGRLYGVFVLTFLGIVLLIAGMVALFLRPILVAIATARMSGGQDPAVVQHMLEMFALYAVLIVGIWLISCSYLAHVVRHIVGNTTLGTHLRFGSGVTAKGLLGLMLGNLAIVAVTLGFGYPIALQRSLRYTAATLTVQGEIDPATILQNAGRAPRSGEGMLDLLDHGGAVL; encoded by the coding sequence ATGGAAACAACAACAAATGTCAAGACATTGCTCGTCTATGACGGCAAGACTCGCGAGCTGTATGGAATATTCCTGAAGAACCTACTGCTCAGCCTCGTTACTGTGGGGATCTACCGTTTCTGGGCCAGAACGAACATGCGCCGCTACGTGTGGTCGCACATGCGTTTCCAGGGGGAGCGGTTCGAATACACGGGAACGGGCGGCGAACTCTTCAAGGGCTTTCTGATCGCATTCGCGACATTGATCGGTGCGATCGTGGTGGCGATGGTGCTGAGCGTGGCGCTCACGCGCATATCCGGCAACAAGGTGCTCGGTGCCTTGCCGATCATCGCACTTTATCTGGCGATAGCCGTGCTGGCCGCGGGGGCCTATTTCAGTGCGCAGCGATATCGCCTGAGCCGCACGCTCTGGCGTGGCATTCGTGGCGGAATGAGCGGCTCGGCGTTCGGTTATGGCGCCAGAGTATTGCTCTACGGCCTGTTGTGCCTCGTTACGCTGTATCAACTGTGGCCTTGGGTAACGGTGCGGCTGGCCGAGCGGCGCATCAACGCCAGCAGCTTCGGCAGCGAGCCTTTCAGCTTCAAGGGCAAGGCGGGCCGGCTTTACGGCGTATTCGTGCTGACGTTCCTCGGCATCGTGCTTTTGATTGCAGGGATGGTCGCGTTGTTTCTGAGGCCGATTCTCGTGGCGATCGCCACAGCCCGCATGAGCGGCGGTCAGGATCCGGCAGTCGTGCAGCACATGCTGGAGATGTTTGCGCTTTACGCCGTGCTGATCGTCGGCATCTGGTTGATCAGTTGTTCTTATCTGGCGCACGTCGTTCGCCACATCGTCGGCAACACCACGCTCGGCACGCATTTGCGCTTCGGCAGCGGTGTGACGGCGAAGGGGCTGCTCGGATTGATGCTCGGCAATCTTGCGATCGTTGCGGTCACGCTCGGCTTCGGCTATCCGATCGCACTGCAGCGCTCGCTGCGCTATACCGCCGCCACGCTGACCGTGCAGGGCGAGATCGATCCCGCAACGATACTCCAGAATGCGGGACGGGCGCCACGCAGCGGCGAAGGCATGCTGGATCTGCTCGATCACGGCGGCGCGGTGCTGTGA